From the genome of Uranotaenia lowii strain MFRU-FL chromosome 1, ASM2978415v1, whole genome shotgun sequence, one region includes:
- the LOC129740341 gene encoding mucin-17 isoform X3: MGILSPPGPFLTPSPSPSIPASPRLQPSPSQSPFQQHQQLQSQQQDVLLVTNAGHISNTTPDQDRKAGITNRRQSFNQQPQQQQVQLSNSSPNAGTVLYRPSPTQSPAGAATYSITTIPGNEFNTTLVGSNNISLNNKKGRKSSTTTVIHQPQLQQLHQQQSQHIIQSHAGHGHGTTIGIPACSPKAAKKALQQHLQHQQQQQQQHHQQSQQTQAVSFVGSPIASPSPIASPNGSILVTSGSHGGLGGSIIVQGGAGPGPSTGSVSGPPGTGVSATSSAQLRPPTPQPMMQQFPVVGAGGQIVQIFQGSQFITQQPATIQQQQQSAQHQTIQGHAQQLQNRQTIISQSPQHQHFSSPPAAYSVSSSQSQAQQFIQQIITSSPSSSSSSSPVGTAMSIAGGTVVIGGHTYKNSKGPQQILPKPITPSVSPSPGSAQQSPQQQFQSTFTPVSLSNSLSKNIMGQPKTSVVNPTHMQATQATAGGQFVTQTTPQGSQQAHTTPPQPQLVATPQTTPTATSNPTTTPPNTGSIILPTGNLNTQPLLLNQMPVIVQQNTPQGVQLILRPPTPQIAAPSLVIHNTRPQLQQTQPQQVLRILNTNGAMQLAAAPTFIVSSQGNLVQQNIPALKTNQGVPLTQIQGLQGQRQPQQQLAAAINQHLLSQGVAQIQNLQLNGNLTQIQVPNGLNGQLLTSLPAQFQQGVTGGFSIQNQNLNLNQIGNANFAQLAAASGATFTSPPPAAAPATQSSTPSEIVVSAQNIQFTTAQPGGTITVTAPAQHQSSQGQIITNTGMEGQQLQTAQIISTMTTADGNRQQTPIITTTGGQQVIVTDAKGQHHHLSHQQFFNHSSHLQQSVTIDQQHQQQHLPKFEPEKPKKERKSKKKKTTQPPIATAAPIMVTPSIPVNSHAQIVNTTVTSSTPSVVSHPEPMSSPPTSPNFTNTHTSTGKLDLANLMKISGIGIEDDDFMDTDEPPPATQPPPLVQTSDQQSHEFQHHVISNEPPVSKEQIMSPPPAPPSSAPATTDIMITIPANASGSNVDFPYTISIPTTGLDTQDTVQVKTTVASGDLQSTKPTNVLHNSQCQSLPQQQQQTSQEPPPFMITIDPSSDPNSAQPFTISIPRIANQPTSSEDTTKMVSIATVAPTQTIASSAVISTMASVSTPQNTLCVNSLMNNVLNTQVTPTLQSQINEIQNQLMQAAASSTPLPPMVSAAVSSIMGGHQFSAATITTTSINAAPIVTPTLTSPVTSSMVISPSKPMVVTPTKKKSGNSKKNGKKLLDKSLENINATPVPTQIGNIQISQIDGTNMNNNKTTKNTINNQIQITPIIDNKIPVLQQQNFAGTPHLQSTAMINVSHPNVQLQPPPQPITQPVVQQQAALPPQQSHSTQNILQQLSGALSLSLVENGQLILKHDVNSPQDNQSQMILQAILSGALGNVSLVNEPSSKPLTNVAQPVISQPQPIVQSPQPKNVAAVSGQIQSKNIIVTSSQAQSVINTPGHLMVHSQPTATSTSQIIHQTPHLVNQQQQHHQQQHIAPQPVGITQSLKEVRKHESTPVEPSPSVMSQQVAPAAQTQPQPHAQPSSQHTVVINSNAPKFVELPKVGPNQQLFSLNTLTNQITQMSPGQTTAALGPMERLLIVPTGINAQQLAQCLLQGQIHFNNIGQVTQASEPPKQPPPPQTTMSVPQQHHLVQPQPVITSQQQQQMQPQPQQQHMVIQNNQSFKQTPVTMPVTMPNKTIVTPVAPVQNNVKPEKPKRSRPKKSDKQQSMVGKTSLVKVNPVSSGLPPNVILQPGQHAQPILAEDGTKIGTKIVGTVNPNNFVTNSPAAPPIAQVQPQIQQHVGINSKTTMIGNKPGFGNQCNNLIVNNVNNATNGSSILSSSSLSSNSSISSVNVCVQSNNVLSGSSNNNNSISNVGNKKGKIQPQPAIPPLVSVNSGGGTPTTTGSTTTNIGTPSVVPRVQTIQLTPQNQQLLKNVQQQIQVLSAKLQNKNLLATLTIPADFDPTNPVFNKPLPILTNIQAMTDPDITQALQRLFIEQQKILATGKIIPTIPSSHALAVAAANAPPPPPAPISTAPGGAVISSTEQKPPQQAIVSPITVTPTTANAAIFQGGANLQTIPSPIQINSPQVAKQDIMLPTSSASNYVSSIVTSSNSAMSITITNSGHMQQTKPTTKLTGTSATSIIPISSALPPQTSVTITQQSPALTKHQTTKVISQSTQQAHQHHQIVLNNKNITLTSAPNCMPMPSLVPTQPQAPHLQSLSVTKVELSQTSQHSSNTPVPPPLVPTSMPIGTAHHHHSKSFPHPGQSIVIVSGSQAILTNSLPQNIVGNLPIGTKTSVIPASTGGIVVQANPPMHIQLQSPQQQQQQSLNIVPPPLVTMGSSSASTTPTPALVTTNVPSKVPVTLTPAIIPAAATVTPVINSTANTSNIPTVVPGSLSIAVSTGSGVTSNLINTITSSSSSAISSAAPAATVTTTAAPTVTTPTVVTTTIPGSTKPVVVPRSSLFERQISVDQDACTRPDTNTPFASKQDAVKRLIRYHCMYEERCEENETEENAFQEAVQEYPVIYRNMLNKYQYLLMQESMRHVRTTELMMIDRMLIADVKDEILQMQLKINEYLNPSSALGNDIFFVDANQQQQQPSVMDAGLEESKIKKEELPFGDSSSSQDQLTAESATTLTAIKAENIKSECNPKTEELVAYRHQQTSSDQRRPTGLFKEELQDSFDDIESEITPSFIMKKCDVGSSTTAAHIAVQQAQASQPQPAPSLSFFNHIGESQGKSDSANLPKAQSNHHESYDEWMCIQKELNYLADDRARDGGGSSKAMKSPEEEIMEKQLDDLFNPASGEGTKDKENSRDQVDSPLAAFFNAQQSSNVNAPRGVISSAVGVSRVPSDKSVENRLEALFGETPLHTRSSEDNSSQEVVGEKQEENMIETRLEALFQGGESALDNASFLHKSNNFEIMQSQLSQKRHWSQTVAECGWGDGTNPSKRPCLPVGNRTQDDDHRWLLECTQSQGDSNHSGHGREGGHHQIVQGQGINSIGSGNNHILNDNGGGNGHLGNSTNISTSGSTNNSKRTSWNGDILLASTTGDLDILDTNLSLSLNNLNSMCGPVSIMTNDVPSAHHSPLKGSKNCFHSPILGAAENCDDTNLIGLGTGGGLNSSSHNHSHSGGKLNFLDRDLLGMDSGASSQGNPKQHALHHHHHHLQHSVAANDLQHQLNHIHFETGGPASLNFEEDISRQVQNAIDSILNLQSNETEAALHFPLDQSFLADSPQSIQRPPSSNKRKYHHINRIDDISDCLGGTSSDVDDHQMNHMSSEHQLQSQHHQHLQQQHQQQQHHHLGTAGIGSVADGETVSTSTTVPPPMKTIVKS, encoded by the exons ATGG GTATTCTGTCTCCTCCGGGTCCGTTTCTGACGCCGAGTCCATCGCCATCGATCCCGGCAAGCCCGCGACTGCAGCCATCGCCTTCGCAGTCACCATTtcaacaacatcagcagcttCAATCGCAACAACAAGATGTACTTCTGGTAACAAATGCCGGTCATATCAGCAATACGACACCGGATCAG GATCGGAAGGCCGGAATCACAAATCGGCGGCAGTCATTCAACCAGCAGCCACAGCAACAACAAGTTCAACTCAGCAATAGCAGCCCGAACGCTGGTACGGTGTTGTATCGACCAAGCCCTACGCAATCACCGGCTGGAGCGGCGACCTACAGCATCACAACAATACCTGGCAATGAGTTCAATACCACACTGGTCGGTTCGAACAACATTTCTCTGAACAACAAG AAGGGTCGCAAGTCCTCCACAACAACTGTGATCCATCAACCTCAGCTGCAGCAATTGCACCAGCAGCAGTCGCAGCACATCATCCAGTCACATGCAGGTCATGGACATGGGACCACTATTGGTATCCCCGCTTGTAGCCCGAAAGCGGCGAAAAAAGCATTGCAACAGCATCTccaacatcagcagcagcaacaacaacaacatcatcaGCAATCGCAACAAACCCAAGCGGTGTCCTTCGTGGGAAGTCCCATTGCTAGCCCCAGTCCCATTGCTAGTCCCAACGGATCCATTTTGGTCACGAGTGGTAGCCACGGCGGTTTGGGTGGAAGCATTATCGTACAGGGAGGTGCAGGGCCAGGACCTTCCACCGGGTCCGTATCGGGACCACCTGGTACAGGAGTCTCTGCCACCAGTTCCGCTCAACTGAGGCCCCCAACACCACAACCCATGATGCAGCAG TTTCCCGTTGTCGGTGCCGGTGGTCAAATAGTGCAAATATTTCAAGGATCCCAGTTTATCACCCAGCAGCCGGCAACTattcagcaacagcaacagtctGCCCAGCACCAAACTATCCAGGGACATGCACAGCAACTGCAGAATCGACAAACAATCATATCGCAATCACCTCAGCACCAACATTTCAGCTCGCCACCCGCAGCGTATTCTGTTTCCAGCTCACAATCTCAGGCTCAACAATTTATCcaacaaatcatcacatcgtCGCCATCTTCGAGCTCATCCTCCTCGCCCGTTGGGACAGCGATGTCTATCGCTGGAGGAACAGTTGTCATCGGTGGCCACACCTACAAGAATTCCAAAGGACCTCAGCAGATATTGCCAAAACCGATTACGCCATCGGTATCGCCGTCGCCGGGATCTGCCCAGCAAAGCCCACAGCAGCAGTTTCAATCTACCTTTACACCAGTTTCGCTAAGTAAttctttaagtaaaaacatAATGGGCCAGCCAAAGACATCAGTTGTCAATCCGACTCACATGCAGGCAACTCAAGCTACAGCCGGAGGGCAGTTTGTGACACAGACAACTCCGCAAGGATCTCAACAGGCGCATACAACGCCACCGCAACCGCAGCTTGTTGCTACTCCACAAACAACACCGACTGCGACGTCAAACCCAACAACCACACCACCAAATACGGGTTCAATCATTCTGCCTACAGGCAACCTGAACACGCAACCCCTTCTACTTAACCAAATGCCAGTGATAGTGCAGCAAAACACTCCACAAGGTGTACAGCTAATACTAAGGCCTCCAACACCTCAAATAGCGGCGCCTAGTCTGGTGATACACAACACTCGGCCACAGTTGCAACAAACTCAACCACAGCAAGTTCTTCGGATATTGAACACTAATGGGGCCATGCAGTTGGCAGCTGCACCAACTTTTATCGTGTCATCCCAAGGTAACTTGGTGCAACAAAACATCCCGGCTTTAAAAACCAACCAAGGGGTGCCACTTACGCAAATTCAGGGTTTACAAGGCCAAAGGCAACCGCAACAGCAACTAGCAGCTGCCATCAATCAACATTTGCTAAGTCAAGGCGTAGCACAAATCCAAAATTTGCAACTAAATGGAAATCTCACCCAAATCCAGGTGCCAAATGGATTGAACGGCCAACTGCTTACTTCGTTACCTGCTCAATTTCAGCAAGGCGTTACGGGAGGATTCAGTATACAGAATCAAAATCTCAATTTGAATCAAATCGGCAACGCTAACTTTGCACAGTTGGCCGCTGCTAGTGGAGCCACATTTACATCGCCCCCTCCTGCTGCCGCGCCGGCAACACAATCGTCCACACCCAGTGAGATCGTTGTCAGTGCTCAAAATATCCAATTTACAACAGCGCAACCTGGAGGAACGATTACCGTCACGGCTCCCGCTCAACATCAAAGCTCCCAAGGACAGATAATAACCAACACTGGCATGGAAGGACAGCAACTGCAAACTGCTCAAATAATTTCTACTATGACGACGGCTGATGGAAATCGCCAACAAACGCCAATTATCACAACAACCGGGGGGCAACAAGTGATAGTGACCGATGCCAAAGGACAACATCATCACTTATCGCATCAACAATTTTTCAACCATAGTAGTCACCTACAACAATCAGTGACCATTgatcagcagcaccagcaacagCATTTGCCAAAGTTTGAACCTGAAAAGCCTAAGAAAGAGCGAAAAAGcaaaaagaagaaaacaacTCAACCACCCATAGCAACGGCGGCACCGATTATGGTGACGCCTAGCATCCCAGTGAATAGTCATGCTCAAATAGTGAACACAACTGTGACTTCTTCGACACCAAGTGTGGTGTCCCATCCAGAGCCTATGTCATCTCCACCAACATCCCCAAACTTCACAAATACTCATACCTCGACTGGAAAACTAGATCTGGcgaatcttatgaaaatttcaggaatcgGTATAGAAGATGACGACTTTATGGATACTGATGAACCTCCTCCTGCCACGCAACCGCCGCCTTTGGTGCAAACATCTGATCAACAATCACACGAATTCCAACATCATGTGATATCGAACGAGCCACCGGTTTCAAAAGAACAAATAATGTCTCCGCCACCTGCACCACCATCATCTGCCCCTGCAACGACCGACATAATGATTACCATACCGGCCAATGCTTCTGGATCGAATGTAGATTTCCCGTACACTATTTCAATCCCAACAACTGGACTGGATACTCAAGATACTGTGCAGGTTAAAACCACTGTCGCTAGCGGCGACTTACAATCGACTAAACCTACTAATGTACTGCACAATTCACAATGTCAGTCGTTgcctcaacagcagcagcagacaTCACAAGAGCCTCCACCGTTCATGATTACCATTGATCCTTCGAGTGACCCTAACTCGGCCCAACCTTTCACGATCTCAATACCTCGGATTGCCAACCAGCCAACCAGCAGTGAAGACACTACGAAAATGGTCAGTATAGCAACAGTGGCACCAACGCAAACCATCGCCTCTTCAGCCGTGATATCGACTATGGCTTCGGTTAGCACACCTCAAAACACCCTGTGTGTTAACAGCCTTATGAACAACGTTCTCAACACACAAGTAACGCCAACCCTCCAAAGTCAAATTAACGAAATCCAAAATCAACTGATGCAGGCCGCTGCTTCCTCAACTCCGCTTCCACCCATGGTATCAGCTGCCGTTTCGAGCATAATGGGAGGACATCAGTTTTCGGCTGCAACTATCACTACGACCAGCATCAATGCAGCTCCAATAGTCACGCCCACTTTGACATCTCCTGTGACAAGTTCTATGGTGATTTCGCCTAGTAAACCAATGGTGGTGACTCCGACTAAGAAAAAATCAGGTAACAGCaagaaaaatggtaaaaagcTGCTGGATAAGTCGCTGGAAAATATAAACGCAACTCCAGTACCAACTCAAATCGGTAACATTCAAATATCGCAGATTGATGGTACAAATATGAATAACAACAAGACAACCAAAAATACAATCAACAATCAGATTCAAATAACCCCGATCATAGATAATAAAATTCCAGTTCTACAACAGCAGAATTTCGCAGGAACGCCACATCTACAATCGACGGCAATGATCAACGTTTCGCATCCAAACGTCCAATTACAGCCGCCTCCACAGCCCATTACGCAACCTGTTGTTCAACAACAAGCGGCGCTACCTCCGCAACAGTCTCATTCGACACAAAACATACTGCAGCAGTTAAGCGGCGCCCTGAGCCTGTCTCTTGTGGAAAATGGTCAACTCATTTTAAAGCATGATGTCAACAGTCCCCAAGACAACCAGTCACAAATGATCTTGCAAGCAATTCTATCTGGTGCTTTAGGTAACGTAAGTCTAGTAAATGAACCTTCGTCAAAGCCCTTAACGAATGTTGCCCAACCGGTAATAAGCCAGCCGCAACCAATAGTTCAATCACCTCAACCGAAAAACGTGGCAGCTGTGAGTGGACAAAtacaatcgaaaaatataattgtGACCAGTTCACAGGCACAATCTGTCATTAACACGCCAGGGCATCTCATGGTACACTCACAACCAACAGCAACGAGTACAAGCCAAATAATACACCAGACACCACACTTGGtcaaccaacaacaacaacatcatcagcagcagcacatTGCTCCACAACCGGTTGGTATCACTCAGAGTCTAAAAGAGGTTCGTAAGCATGAGTCAACTCCTGTGGAACCATCTCCATCGGTGATGTCACAGCAGGTTGCTCCAGCTGCTCAGACGCAACCACAGCCGCATGCACAGCCATCCTCACAACACACCGTTGTAATAAACTCGAATGCCCCGAAGTTTGTGGAGCTTCCAAAAGTGGGACCCAACCAACAGCTCTTTTCCTTAAACACTCTTACGAACCAAATCACACAAATGAGCCCAGGTCAAACGACGGCTGCCCTGGGTCCAATGGAGCGACTTCTAATTGTACCTACCGGAATCAATGCACAACAGCTGGCGCAATGTTTGCTCCAAGGACAAATCCATTTCAACAATATTGGTCAAGTTACGCAAGCTAGTGAACCACCAAAACAGCCACCGCCACCTCAAACGACCATGTCCGTCCCACAACAACACCACCTGGTTCAACCACAGCCTGTGATCACAAGTCAGCAACAACAGCAAATGCAACCACAGCCACAACAACAACATATGGTAATACAGAATAACCAAAGCTTCAAACAGACTCCAGTTACAATGCCTGTTACGATGCCCAATAAAACCATAGTTACGCCAGTGGCTCCTGTTCAGAACAACGTAAAGCCCGAAAAACCTAAAAGAAGTCGTCCCAAAAAATCCGACAAACAACAATCGATGGTCGGCAAGACCAGCCTTGTCAAAGTCAATCCGGTTAGCAGTGGTCTTCCTCCGAATGTGATTCTGCAACCAGGACAGCATGCGCAGCCAATACTAGCTGAAGATGGTACCAAGATTGGCACTAAAATCGTCGGTACGGTTAACCCCAACAACTTTGTAACGAATTCACCGGCTGCACCTCCGATCGCACAGGTTCAACCGCAAATTCAGCAACATGTTGGCATCAACAGTAAAACCACCATGATCGGTAACAAACCGGGATTTGGAAACCAGTGCAATAATTTAATTGTGAATAACGTCAATAATGCGACCAACGGATCATCCATTTTAAGCAGCAGTAGTCTTAGCAGCAACAGCAGTATAAGTAGTGTAAATGTGTGTGTTCAATCGAATAACGTTCTAAGTGGTAgcagtaataataataatagtataAGTAATGTCGGTAATAAGAAAGGCAAGATTCAACCACAGCCTGCAATACCACCTTTAGTGAGTGTAAATTCTGGCGGAGGAACTCCAACGACGACTGGCTCAACAACGACTAATATCGGAACGCCAAGCGTTGTTCCAAGGGTTCAAACGATACAATTGACGCCCCAAAATCAACAATTACTGAAGAACGTCCAACAGCAGATCCAAGTTTTATCGGCGAaactacaaaacaaaaatttgctaGCGACGTTAACCATTCCGGCTGATTTCGATCCGACTAATCCTGTTTTCAACAAACCACTGCCTATTTTGACAAACATTCAAGCTATGACGGATCCAGATATTACACAAGCACTTCAACGACTCTTcattgaacagcaaaaaattttGGCCACAGGGAAAATCATCCCTACGATTCCGTCAAGTCATGCGTTAGCGGTTGCAGCTGCCAATGCTCCACCTCCACCACCAGCACCGATATCAACTGCCCCGGGAGGTGCCGTGATCAGCAGCACAGAACAAAAACCACCCCAACAGGCAATTGTTTCACCAATCACTGTTACCCCGACGACGGCGAATGCTGCTATCTTCCAAGGCGGTGCTAATTTACAAACTATTCCTTCGCCTATACAAATCAACTCCCCACAAGTGGCTAAACAGGATATAATGCTTCCTACATCTTCCGCTTCGAACTATGTCAGTTCGATTGTAACTAGTAGCAATTCAGCCATGTCCATAACAATTACCAACAGCGGACATATGCAGCAAACCAAACCGACAACAAAGCTAACCGGTACATCGGCAACATCGATCATTCCGATTAGCTCGGCACTTCCGCCTCAGACAAGTGTCACCATTACGCAACAATCACCGGCGTTGACAAAGCATCAAACTACCAAAGTAATTTCTCAGTCGACTCAACAAGCCCATCAGCATCATCAGATAGTtctcaacaacaaaaatattaccCTGACAAGTGCACCTAACTGCATGCCGATGCCCTCGTTGGTTCCCACTCAACCTCAAGCTCCTCATCTCCAATCTCTTAGTGTGACAAAAGTCGAGCTTTCGCAAACTTCACAACATTCTTCCAACACTCCAGTGCCCCCGCCACTGGTGCCAACCTCAATGCCTATTGGAACAGCACATCATCACCATAGCAAAAGTTTTCCTCACCCTGGCCAATCTATTGTCATCGTGAGCGGGTCTCAGGCTATTTTAACCAACAGTCTCCCGCAAAACATCGTCGGGAATCTACCCATAGGGACCAAAACGTCTGTCATCCCTGCATCAACGGGCGGTATAGTTGTCCAAGCGAATCCTCCAATGCACATCCAGTTGCAGTCTccgcaacagcaacaacaacagtcaTTGAACATTGTTCCGCCTCCTTTGGTCACTATGGGAAGTAGCAGCGCTTCGACTACTCCAACGCCCGCCCTCGTTACGACAAACGTTCCGTCGAAAGTGCCTGTGACACTGACACCGGCTATTATTCCTGCGGCTGCCACGGTAACACCGGTCATTAACAGCACCGCCAATACAAGCAACATTCCAACAGTGGTTCCAGGAAGTTTATCGATTGCAGTTTCTACAGGTTCCGGTGTTACTAGCAACTTAATCAACACGATCACCAGCAGTAGCAGCTCTGCTATAAGTAGTGCGGCACCGGCAGCCACAGTGACAACGACCGCAGCTCCCACCGTAACGACGCCTACCGTGGTCACGACCACCATCCCCGGCAGTACGAAACCGGTCGTTGTACCACGATCAAGTTT ATTCGAACGACAGATTTCCGTCGATCAGGATGCATGCACCAGACCGGACACGAACACTCCATTTGCAAGCAAACAGGATGCGGTAAAGCGATTGATTCGATACCACTGTATGTACGAGGAACGTTGCGAGGAGAATGAAACCGAAGAAAACGCCTTCCAAGAAGCCGTCCAGGAGTATCCGGTCATCTATCGGAACATGTTGAACAAGTATCAGTACCTGCTCATGCAGGAGTCTATG CGCCACGTCCGTACGACAGAACTAATGATGATCGATCGCATGTTGATAGCGGATGTCAAGGACGAAATTCTCCAAATGCAGCTTAAAATAAACGAATACCTTAATCCATCGTCAGCCCTCGGTAACGATATTTTCTTCGTCGATGCtaaccaacagcagcagcagccatctGTAATGGATGCAGGGTTGGaagaaagcaaaataaaaaaggaagaaCTTCCTTTTGGTGACTCTAGCTCCTCTCAGGATCAACTGACAGCTGAATCAGCAACTACGCTAACGGCGATCAAAGCAGAGAATATAAAGTCAGAGTGCAATCCAAAGACTGAAGAGCTTGTAGCTTACAGGCATCAACAGACGTCATCTGATCAGCGTCGTCCAACGGGATTGTTCAAGGAAGAATTGCAAGATAGCTTCGACGACATCGAGAGCGAAATTACtcctagtttcatcatgaagaAATGTGACGTTGGATCTTCGACGACTGCCGCCCACATTGCAGTACAACAAGCCCAAGCATCACAACCTCAACCGGCTCCTTCGTTAAGTTTTTTCAATCACATTGGAGAATCTCAGGGTAAAAGTGATTCAGCTAATCTTCCGAAAGCTCAATCCAATCATCATGAGTCCTATGATGAATGGATGTGTATACAGAAGGAACTGAATTACTTGGCTGATGATCGAGCTCGAGATGGCGGCGGCAGTTCTAAAGCCATGAAATCCCCGGAAGAGGAAATTATGGAAAAGCAATTGGATGATTTGTTCAATCCAGCCAGTGGAGAGGGTACAAAAGATAAAGAAAACAGCCGAGATCAGGTGGATTCGCCGTTGGCTGCTTTCTTCAACGCACAACAATCATCAAACGTCAACGCACCTCGTGGCGTCATTTCTTCTGCGGTAGGTGTCTCAAGGGTGCCTTCAGATAAATCGGTAGAAAACCGGCTAGAAGCTTTGTTTGGCGAGACTCCGCTGCACACCCGTAGCTCCGAAGATAATTCTTCTCAAGAAGTAGTTGGAGAGAAACAAGAGGAGAATATGATTGAAACTCGCTTGGAAGCTCTTTTTCAGGGTGGAGAAAGTGCTCTTGATAACGCAAGTTTTCTTCACAAAAGTAACAATTTTGAGATAATGCAAAGTCAGCTAAGCCAAAAGCGTCACTGGAGTCAAACGGTGGCCGAATGTGGCTGGGGTGATGGTACGAATCCTTCCAAACGACCTTGTCTACCCGTAGGGAATCGAACTCAGGACGATGACCATCGGTGGTTGTTGGAGTGTACCCAGAGTCAAGGTGACTCTAATCACTCTGGCCATGGCAGAGAGGGTGGTCATCATCAAATCGTACAAGGACAGGGTATCAACTCCATCGGCTCAGGTAACAATCATATTCTTAACGATAATGGTGGTGGTAATGGGCACCTAGGAAATAGCACTAATATTAGCACTAGTGGTAGCACTAATAATTCGAAGCGCACTTCTTGGAACGGTGATATTCTGCTAGCCTCGACGACCGGTGACCTGGATATTCTCGATACAAATCTCAGTCTAAGCTTAAACAATCTTAACAGCATGTGTGGTCCGGTGAGCATAATGACGAACGATGTGCCATCAGCCCATCATAGTCCGTTGAAGGGCTCGAAAAATTGCTTCCATTCACCGATTCTCGGTGCAGCAGAAAACTGTGATGATACTAACCTAATAGGTCTCGGCACTGGTGGTGGTCTTAACAGTTCTAGTCATAATCATAGTCATAGCGGAGGTAAGCTAAACTTTCTCGATCGTGATCTTCTAGGAATGGATAGTGGTGCCAGCTCTCAGGGAAATCCTAAGCAGCACGCTCTTCATCACCACCACCACCATCTACAACACTCTGTAGCGGCCAACGATCTTCAGCATCAGTTGAACCATATTCACTTCGAGACGGGTGGCCCGGCTAGTTTGAATTTCGAAGAAGACATTAGTCGTCAGGTGCAGAACGCAATCGATTCTATTTTGAACCTGCAAAGTAATGAAACTGAAGCCGCCCTTCACTTTCCACTGGATCAATCGTTCCTGGCAGACAGCCCCCAGTCGATCCAAAGACCTCCGTCCTCAAACAAACGCAAGTACCATCACATCAACCGTATTGACGACATCAGCGACTGTCTGGGTGGAACGTCATCAGATGTCGATGATCACCAGATGAATCACATGTCTTCTGAGCACCAACTACAGTCACAACATCACCAACACCTCCAACAGCAacatcaacagcagcaacatCATCACCTCGGAACGGCTGGTATCGGATCCGTGGCCGATGGTGAAACGGTGTCAACATCAACGACCGTACCCCCTCCGATGAAAACGATTGTAAAATCCTGA